The following nucleotide sequence is from Coffea eugenioides isolate CCC68of chromosome 10, Ceug_1.0, whole genome shotgun sequence.
CTAATCAGGTTAAATGCTAAGAGTCGTCCTGGGGCATAAGTTGCTTTATCAAATACCTTGGCAGAGGCAGGGAGATGGAACAATGTAAGTGAAATTAGGGAGTTTATGAAGACAAGAGGCATATCTAAGGGCGCTGGCTTTAGTTGGTTTCAGAGTGATACCAGTTTACAAGTTTTCCATGCTGGATAATAGACGTAAATGAAGGCTGTCATGAATCTCTATTTCTGGACGAATTGGATAGCAAGGAATGCAATCAAGGAAGAATGTTAGAAAAGTTTCAGCCATGGGCCTGCTAGTTTTGATTCATTACCTAGGCTAACAGTTGGAGAATCCAAAGAACTTGGTTTATGGGCTTCGCTGCTATGTGATTGTTGTTAGGAACAATACTCGTTCCTCCCTTCTAAGAATGCAGCTTGGTTATGGAAAAGTGTCACAAGTGCAAAAAAGTTGCTTGAACATGGCCTTAGGAATAGAGTTGGGGAGGGCAGAACAGGCTATTTGGCAACATAAATAGATTCAATGTAATGATAGATTGTAAAGTGACAATCTGGATGCCGCAGAACTTGTTTTTGACCACAGCTGGTTAGTTGATTTGTGAATTTTAACTGGAATATACAGCTTGTTAAGCAGTCTTTCAACAATGAAGATGCTCAATACATGCTCAGCATGCCAATAAATCTTAACTAGGAAAGCAGACAGGATATACTGAAAGCATGACTCATCTGGCCAGTAGACAGTCTAGTCAGGTTACAATGAAGCAAAAAATgtggaaaaaagaaatgaaagatggAATCAGTTTGAGGGAAAATGTAGTATAGTTAATCAGAGTTCAGGAATATGGGAGATGCTGTGGAACTTAAATGTGAAACACAAAATCAAGCACTTAGTAAGGAGATGTTTTCACAAAGCAGTTCCTGTGAATGAGCTCATATTCAGGAGGTAACAGATGTAAAAGCTGTCGAGAAGGGCAGGAAACTGTAGAGCATATACTTTTCTTTTGGTGAATTGATTTGGACAGCTGCACCTATTCAGTGGGATGGGCTCAGACATGTACAAAGGGATTTTTAGCAATGGAGGAACCAGCTGAAGGAGTCAGTGATGAAGAAAGAAGAGGAGTAAATTCAAATCTTTTCTGCTACTGACCAATGAATAACAATTATGAACTTCCACCAGCATTTTCCACAATTTTCCTCCTTGTAATCATTCAGGTCACGCTGTAAATCTTCTCTATTGCCTCTTAAGGCAAATATTATTGTTAAATTTTGTAATTCAAGGACCACATTACATCAATGAATAtcaatttggacttggataCATCCATAGGATCATTAATCAATGAGACAAATACCAAGCTTTTTTCTTCTTAACTGCAAAAAATCAGTTGAATTCCCCTTCCAAAAGACCCATCTCTAGTGATTTGAGGTGCACCGCTAATCAGATGTTACCCTGGTCAATTATGTTCAAGACCATCCATTCACCAAATGGATGGAAACTGTTTAATATCCACAAAACAACATTTCAAAAGAATGACATACTAGATTCACCTTAAACCAAAACTAAGAACAACATACTAGCTCTTCAGGAACAGGCAGCCACAGTACTAGATAAACATGTGATTTTCCATAGAATATTGGAGAGCAATCCATCTTCACCCTTAATCCCTGATACCaaatataaaacaaaataatataaGAAAACCACCTTTTCCTACTAGTCATTATCTACCATCAGTAATACTTGTCTGGATTCCTGAATGCTCTAAACCCCAGTTGATCCAAAACCTCCAGCTCCCCTGACAGTGGTATCCAGATCATCAACTTCTTCCACCTCCGGCGTCACAATTTTCCCAATAATCAGCTGTGCAATTCTGTCACCGGGCTTCACCTCAAAGTCAACATCAGAATGGTTGAACAAAATCACCCCAACTGGACCCCTGTAATCTGCATCTATCACTCCAGCTCCAACATCAATTGAATTCTTCCATGTCAATCCCGACCGCGGCGCTATAATCATTAAATAAATTCAACAACATTTTACTCACAgtgaggagaaaaaaaaagcccAATTTCAGAAAAGATAAAATGGATGATTTCTAATGGAATATTACCAACACGGGCATAGGTTCCTTCAGGGACGGCAATGCTCAAATCAGTCGGGATCAAAGCTTTGCCTCGGGCGGGCACTTTTATTTCAGCAGCACTGTCCACAGAAACAAAAACACACAAAATTaccacatttttttttcatataattTTCATACCATCGTTAATCAAAGAGTGAAGGAGAACAATACCTGGAGAGATCATAGCCAGCAGAGAGGGGAGAAGCTCTAGAGGGCAAAACTGCTTTGTCAGAGAGCTTTTTGACTCGGAAAAATGGGGCGGTGGCGGGTTGGATCAAGCCATTTTCAGGGTCAAGTCTCCGGATTTCTGGGGTGGGTTCTTTGACTTCGGGGCTATGGTTTTGGAGGTTCATCTCTTCGGCCATGGCGAAATGGATGTTGGAATTTGGGGACTGAGGAGGAATAATTCTCCTGAAAATGGGGAGTTTGAGGTTAATAGCGCCAAGAATTCCCGCCGTTTTTTGCATGCGACTGATGAGTTGTAAAGttaccatttttgtttttttttttaatttatttagcaTTTGAACTTGATAGTTTTGAATCATTTAAACACAGATAAAATCTTATAGAATCTTTGGGTAAGCCATTATGTTAATTGTGGGGTGAGAAGGCTAATATTACTACATTATTATTTTACATGAAACattttgcttttttcttttttttttgggtctcaCATTTATGTTTCATTTTTTCAACttaaatttttatttagttttggtaAATTGATTGGCACTAATCTGTTAGCTCGTCTTAACTAATGCTGCATATCCATGAATTTCCACACATAGTGCATTcatggaaatttttttatttttatatgatTTGACAAATATTAATTGTGCACACGTTAAACCCCATTGCAATAACAAAATCTTATATTTCCACATTGATTTGTTCTTGCCAAAGATGAAAAAATATGAACTTTTTTATAACATCGCGATAGTAGAATCCAACAGATTATATTggagataaaataaataaatataaacttttgtctaaaattttttttttacttcaaaattttctaaatgTATAGTTTGCCTCAAAATTTATTTCGAACATGATGTTAATCTTAGTTTGAAAATTGATTGTAATTTCAtagtaattttattttaaaaggtTGACTATTTAAGTTTTACCGTGAAATCTAATAGTTTTACTTTCATTATAGCTATAAAGAGTTAAAGTATAGGTCTCCAAACTATAGAAAACTAAAGTGTATATATGTCACGCCATATGGTTAGTGATGAAACCAGGATTTTTTTTCTAGGAGAACAaaattttttccaacaaaattatcttaatatattatattcaaaataattttcatttatttaaatatatgacatataaaaacatcaaatattaactttaattgtAAATGTATGTCTATTCATAAATATGCAGCATAGTCATAacgaaaattaatataaaaaataacctttgattaaatatcttataacatcacaaaccacccaagttgcacattatgagaaAATGCTCTAATATGTCACCtgtccaatatatatatatatgcaatacaaatataactattttcaattaaaaaagataaaagttatgttaacataccttgaaatttcgacatattttcttaaaagtaaattgagatttacgttctttcatagaactaaattcatccaTGATTGAATCAATACTAAATTTTTCAACAACTTCCTTTTCTACATACATAATTAGGCAATCATTTAAAAAATCATCTTCCATCTTGTTTCGGATTTTAGTCTAATTgattttcataattgaaaataccTATTCTCTAATTGCAGTTGATACAGGAAATGTGAGAAAAAGTCTAATCATTTGGCTAAGCCGTGCATTTGTATATGGTCTAATAAagtaaatatttttattttggcCCATTGATAATTGTGGATTGGATCtctttattataatatattaaattgGGTAGATTTACTATGgatcatcaaattatatgtttatttttttgaaagttaaataattaacacaataaaaataaataacttattTTGATGAAAAAAGTAATTCAAAGGTGgttaattcatatatatatatatatatatatgtatatataaactctcataatataaactaaaatagTGAAAAATTAGAAGGGCTAACTTTGTTTTATACATAAATTTACGTATTATGAgctcaaattttcaaaacttaggggGGATATAGCTCCCCTCAGCCATGCGTTGGCTTCATCATTGCATATGgtggttttttttgttttaaccctaattttttttgaCTACTTTTGCCTTTTACATACTAAATTGGTTTTTTTTGGTAGAAGACGCCTGAAtgtatctatatctatatctatatctatataataAAAGCGAGAGTTGGCAAATGAATAGTGACATTTTGGTCAAGCGGTTATGCCGTTATTTTTGTGACTTCAAGGGGTGTTTTGGTCTTTTGGAATTCGATGGCAATGGCTCTGCTGGAAATTGATCTTTGGTCAAGCAGTTATTCGGTAATTATGGACAACTTTGTTGGCTTTTGTATGTGTGTTTGGTTTCTCCAAGTGAGCCGCACAAAGCTCCTACTTTTCCTCCTAAGTCACACCTGTTCCCAGTTCCCACTTGAAACTCCTAAACGGAGTTGCTTCGGTCTTTTATCTTCTTCAACTGGATTAAGTATACACGGATTCTTTCTTTTAATcttctctttattttctttatcaGAAAATTTTTAGTgcccttatttttattattatagtttTCATTCTATTTATATGTGCATGCTAAGCCATGAGCTTATTTTCTCTTTATAAAAGATAATATCTAACAATATAAAAGGGGAGAGTTGGGTTATGAATAGTACTTTTTGGTCAAGCGATTATGCTGCAATTATTGTTGGATGTGGAGGCTATTTTTGTCAATTGACTATTTTGGTTATTTCCCGTTGGTGGTTTACTTTGTGAGGCGGTAAATAAAAACTCTGTGTGTGCCTCTCTTTCTATGCAATTTATTACTCATTGCATTGGGTGGAGTAGTTGTCTACCATGTTGACAAGAAACTTCTAATTGCATGATTCCCAAAAATTGAAccgaaaaaaaaattgaagtccAACATTGTCATCACAGGTAACGAAAATTGGCTAACGTGTCAAGATTTGGAATTAAAAATGGTTTATAATCCTTCTATTATTTAAGACgcacaattataaaaaaaatattagtcTATATATCCATATTAAATGTATATAATTATTACAAATTTTTTGATGCCCTtatctttattattatttttccatTCTATAAACATAAAATTATTTCCGCCCTGTATGTGAGTTAGATGGTTAACTTACTTCCTTTTTAAAAGAAttaatttcttattttactAACATATTcgtatttaatatatataattattataaattttttaacaCATTCATTTTTCCTAATGGCTCTAAACTGAAAAGCAATATGGtgtgctattttttttttattattttagtcAAACATGTAACATTAATTAGATTGTTTCTTACATTAAAAAACTAAAGTACtctaaattaaaaatatatatatataattatatatataatacaaaagggaGAGTTGCCCTATGAATGGTATTTTTGGTCAAGTGGTTATCCTGCAATTATCTAACAATATAAAAGGGAGAGTTGCCCTATGAGTAGTGTTTTTTTGTCAAGTGGTTATCCTGCAATTGTTATTGGATGTCGGGGCTGTTTTCATCAAATTGCCTGTTTTGTTTGTTTAAAGTAGGTATAGTTATGGTGCATTTACGAGACATATTGATCGAATTGGTAATTGGTGGTGTAAAAAGTGAAACTTTTGAAAGTTGGTTTTTTGTGGTTAATTATTTGCTTTTAAAGTGTCCTGTAAATGCAAAATTACCTAGGAAAGAATTGATAAATTATTGCTAGCTTTAGTGACTTTAAAAATGGCCTTTATTACTGtaacatgaaataaaattgttaaatgtTCTGTAAATGCACAATTATTGAGGaaacaattaataaattattgttGGCTTGACATGAAATAAAATGGTTAAGTGTTTTGTAAATGCACAATTATTGAGGAAACAATTAATAAACCATTGTTGGCTTTAGTAACTTTAAAAAATGGGTTTTATTACTGTGACATGTGGTGATTAATTTTAACAATGCCAAGTTCTATGGTTTAAGTGCTTAATTGACTTGCCAAGTCCCCTCTTTTTTGTGTCAACAATGATTAATACTTTTTTGGGAATGATTCACTTTATAATTTTCTAATTATCTTAATTCAAATGCAAAATAACCTTatacaattttttaatttacGCTTATGCATTCTAAGTAAGCGCCCTCATGCATTCTATATATTATTGTTCTCATGTATTCTATATATTTCATAATTGTCAACCTTTAATAAAAACGATAATTTTCTAATGATCTGCATGAATTAGATAATAATATAGATATATACTAATAAACCCACACAATAAAAAATAGTTAACACGGGAAATATTAACCCACCCACTAGTCTATATAATAAAAGGGAGAGTTGGCAAATGAATAGCGCCATTTTGGTCAAGCGGTTATGCCGTTATTTTTGTGACTTCGAGGGGCATTTTAGTCTTTTGGACTTGGATGGCAATGGCTCTGCTGGAAATTGATCTTTGGTCAAGCGGTTATTCGGTAATTATGGACAACTTTGTTGGCTTTTGTATT
It contains:
- the LOC113750107 gene encoding deoxyuridine 5'-triphosphate nucleotidohydrolase-like, which encodes MAEEMNLQNHSPEVKEPTPEIRRLDPENGLIQPATAPFFRVKKLSDKAVLPSRASPLSAGYDLSSAAEIKVPARGKALIPTDLSIAVPEGTYARVAPRSGLTWKNSIDVGAGVIDADYRGPVGVILFNHSDVDFEVKPGDRIAQLIIGKIVTPEVEEVDDLDTTVRGAGGFGSTGV